The following are encoded in a window of Neomicrococcus lactis genomic DNA:
- a CDS encoding DEAD/DEAH box helicase encodes MAELLPTQQARNLVEGLRDYLTTTFALSDVKAQRALGEFLTHPENGMFKGPYVRLRLPFEPASDGWRQSLDFTPHGFNPYGHQAKAFARLSSKSPDGRGMRRPEPTLVTTGTGSGKTESFLYPILDHVLRAQKAGIMGVKALILYPMNALANDQAGRLSKLITSTVELRGIRAGLYTGQTGPTRKNVTPDGLINDRYELRGNPPDILLTNYKMLDMLLLRNEDAKLWKDSATSLQYVVLDEFHSYDGAQGTDVAMLLRRLGLTLKSYWPEDLDAAPAIAGLTEADRARPLGKITPVATSATLGGASSQQAGSPSSDAESSSGSSAMLRFAETIFGETLGEEALVTESRMPFSVWRDLEGSAGSVAVNSLSEIATRVHETNQRVRLDQSHESLFSAAIDALFTEHPGDEPKSLLFALRHHPLTEALVRETSGAVVLRDLATKLFPNVDTDEAEEFLSHVLALYSHVRAVAGREALTVETHLWVRELSRIDSVVDISYGYRWGDDGVDEGEIEAQRVYLPAIYCRHCGKYGWGAKMAPTDTEVEFEAPEIRMASLTKDSSFRALIHAVGEADAVFTGEKPALLAKEDGLRYLHTARKVLLTEAPDLDDADYQRGGIIPVLMHTGKEAPELSRNDTCPSCMSPDAIRFVGSAIATLTSVAVSTLFGASEVPSSEKKALIFTDSVQDAAHRAGFIQARSHTFNLRTALRSAFHGGPGDVLTLGQLVDQAMVTLPGRDAATHRFRLVPPELTEREGFREYWDESAAPGLRAQAGEKVKRRLRFDAALELGLQSRLGRTLELTGSVVAEVYAGTPDSLAALGRRVWEAKLHVVPGAGAPTDEQLRAWVSGVLTRVRLQGGIHHEWLDKYIYHDGHRYHVWGGRARHQGMPAFPTGRPAPAFPVIGPTKAEHGLDPVTPRNSWYSIWTNRTLGAIPEDGGFLARELFEELARVGVLKEHATEQGARAYSLPPERIILTAPEDQALRDKKHALVCEVCQTRTVGTTSLVDQLDGAPCLQIKCSGRNQRVAMDPQSFYRSMYAEPEGKRVVAREHTALLEDELRLEYENDFKSSDPKPDAPNVLVATPTLEMGIDIGDLSCVMLASMPGSVASYVQRVGRAGRLTGNSLALAFVRGRGENLPKLNDPLSVINGDVRPPSTYLQAEEILRRQFTAYLGDLLARDENAPHPTSARSALKSIEPSSYLGAMLQLVDSRGAEILDEFLGQFSAEHVSDEVRTRMHRWCLEDLQGQIRKASQTWQLDHESLQRRIRDVEAAVQDLAVELQRARNDYGKDDEHPKVRDAAREHKSAEAQLRRLYREAEESRNEYWISKIEMYGLFPNYTLIGDPVELEVGVSWRNEETQQFEASTETFARGAGIAIHELAPGSTFYAQGMEIEIDAVDLGPELREVQYWQICPACGWKKSVRRISEVPVQYADVVSVCVRCGANGIDDVGNTHAVVVLRKVSAELRRDEAAIGDSRDDRKRARFHLASIADIDPANCETRWFVEKSQFGAEYLSSVDISWLNLGQSNRGGTSVMIAGRDYHAPRFALCEYCGKRDSSSKSNSKDEHRFWCKLRKRNEERTRSLLLARELRTQGVKLHLPPSANDVDAFALPTLKAALLLGLREHLGGTPGHFGIMSVPDTSGSQYGQALLIHDTVPGGTGYLASFKSPQVVFNVLAAALRVVSTCDCALEGRRACHKCLLPFAEYSMVDFVSRVEAKRLLEDLLGIEADEAPDFAAWVVRDEPMEDSSGESPLEVSFRRSLKARLKTVNADIAPKPGPWGERLRIKLPSQPYSWTLEPQETLGKVRPDFVLRYEDPNVPELAIFMDGQAFHASTAENMNRVGDDAKKRFGLKLQGIIPWAITHQDLERFDTAGVEDAGPDAWFNWRLEEGLSKKYSLSPSIKGGLRGGSMELLWRWMNNPDSASWKLFADIAVAFAMVDMNRTDVSTAKVPDFQFGSGLPELPHLEGTPWWTRQGKYLHLIAAGHPLQVANGSLRALLSLDDSPEAVASEGFAEEWRRWLFWSNLFAFQSSPKTTLVGTRTSRDEILETAGYKLGAQDIVMAPANAEDVLLIDPAWQPVIDEAFDAEERSFLEKLGAAHLPAPDEVGQEVDGVATIIVWIDQKIAVVYEADEGEPLTKNGWTVVTMSQDELLREAIGASSEVPADGAKE; translated from the coding sequence ATGGCTGAATTACTTCCCACACAGCAGGCTCGGAACTTGGTGGAGGGTCTGCGTGACTACCTGACCACCACGTTTGCGCTTTCTGACGTCAAAGCGCAGCGTGCTCTCGGGGAGTTCCTCACCCATCCGGAAAACGGCATGTTCAAAGGCCCGTACGTTCGTCTTCGGTTGCCCTTTGAACCTGCGAGCGATGGTTGGCGTCAGTCCTTAGACTTCACGCCGCACGGCTTCAACCCGTATGGTCATCAGGCCAAAGCATTCGCTCGGTTGTCTTCGAAATCGCCGGATGGTCGCGGAATGCGTCGACCAGAGCCCACTCTGGTGACCACAGGTACGGGCTCGGGTAAGACAGAGTCCTTCCTGTATCCGATCCTCGATCACGTCTTGCGTGCCCAGAAGGCTGGGATCATGGGCGTCAAAGCGCTCATCCTGTACCCAATGAATGCGCTCGCGAATGACCAGGCTGGGCGTCTTTCCAAGCTGATTACTTCGACGGTGGAGCTCCGCGGCATTCGGGCCGGTCTATACACGGGCCAGACTGGGCCGACGCGTAAGAATGTCACTCCCGACGGCCTCATCAACGACCGTTACGAGCTGCGCGGTAACCCGCCAGACATCTTGCTGACCAACTACAAGATGCTGGACATGCTCTTGCTTCGCAACGAGGACGCGAAGCTTTGGAAAGACTCCGCCACCAGCTTGCAGTACGTGGTGCTGGACGAATTCCACAGCTACGACGGCGCCCAGGGCACGGATGTCGCGATGCTTTTGCGTCGCTTGGGACTCACCTTGAAGTCCTATTGGCCGGAGGACTTGGACGCCGCTCCTGCGATTGCTGGATTGACGGAAGCAGATCGAGCCCGACCCCTTGGCAAGATCACTCCGGTAGCTACTTCGGCAACTTTGGGTGGTGCAAGCTCGCAACAGGCTGGCTCGCCAAGCTCGGACGCTGAATCCTCCAGCGGCTCGTCGGCCATGTTGCGCTTCGCCGAGACGATCTTCGGGGAGACGCTCGGCGAAGAGGCGCTAGTCACTGAGTCCCGCATGCCGTTTTCCGTCTGGCGAGATCTTGAGGGCTCCGCTGGATCGGTAGCCGTCAACAGCCTGTCTGAGATCGCGACCCGCGTCCATGAAACTAACCAGCGCGTTCGCCTAGACCAATCCCACGAATCGCTATTTTCTGCCGCCATCGATGCGCTCTTCACCGAGCACCCAGGAGACGAGCCGAAGTCTCTACTCTTTGCTTTGCGTCACCACCCACTCACGGAAGCATTAGTGCGGGAGACGAGCGGCGCCGTCGTACTTCGAGATCTCGCCACCAAGCTGTTCCCCAACGTGGATACGGACGAAGCCGAAGAATTCCTCAGTCACGTGCTGGCGCTGTACTCGCACGTGCGTGCCGTTGCCGGACGAGAAGCACTCACCGTGGAAACGCACCTTTGGGTGCGCGAACTTAGCCGCATCGATTCCGTCGTAGACATTTCCTACGGGTACCGGTGGGGTGACGACGGCGTCGACGAAGGTGAAATCGAAGCCCAGCGCGTTTACTTGCCAGCGATCTACTGCAGGCACTGCGGCAAGTACGGGTGGGGTGCCAAGATGGCGCCGACCGACACCGAGGTGGAATTCGAAGCGCCCGAAATCCGCATGGCATCGCTGACTAAGGATTCTTCGTTCCGTGCGCTTATCCACGCCGTGGGTGAAGCGGATGCCGTGTTTACGGGGGAGAAGCCTGCGCTGTTGGCTAAGGAAGATGGCCTGCGGTACCTTCATACTGCCCGCAAGGTGTTGCTGACGGAAGCTCCGGATCTTGATGATGCTGATTATCAGCGTGGCGGCATCATTCCCGTGTTGATGCATACAGGTAAAGAGGCTCCGGAGCTTTCTCGCAACGACACATGCCCGTCCTGTATGTCGCCGGACGCGATTCGATTCGTGGGTAGTGCCATCGCGACATTGACGTCCGTAGCCGTATCCACGCTCTTTGGCGCGAGCGAGGTGCCGTCCTCGGAGAAGAAGGCGCTGATCTTTACGGACTCCGTGCAGGATGCCGCGCACCGAGCGGGGTTCATTCAAGCGCGATCTCACACCTTCAATCTGCGTACCGCCTTGCGGTCGGCATTTCACGGTGGGCCGGGCGACGTGCTGACCTTGGGCCAGCTGGTTGACCAAGCCATGGTCACGTTGCCGGGGCGCGACGCAGCGACGCACCGGTTCCGCTTGGTGCCGCCAGAGCTGACGGAGCGCGAAGGTTTCCGCGAGTACTGGGACGAGAGTGCTGCTCCTGGACTTCGTGCGCAGGCTGGCGAAAAGGTAAAGCGGCGTTTGCGTTTTGACGCTGCGTTGGAATTGGGATTGCAGTCCCGGCTGGGCAGAACGTTGGAGCTCACTGGTTCAGTAGTGGCCGAGGTATACGCCGGCACTCCAGATTCACTTGCTGCTTTGGGTCGGCGAGTGTGGGAAGCCAAGCTTCACGTGGTTCCGGGCGCTGGTGCCCCCACGGATGAGCAGCTGCGGGCGTGGGTAAGCGGTGTGCTCACGCGCGTGCGCCTGCAAGGTGGTATTCACCATGAGTGGCTGGATAAGTACATCTATCACGATGGGCATCGTTACCACGTGTGGGGCGGACGAGCTCGTCATCAGGGAATGCCTGCGTTCCCTACAGGCCGACCAGCGCCTGCATTCCCCGTGATTGGTCCGACTAAAGCTGAGCATGGTTTGGACCCGGTCACTCCTCGGAACAGCTGGTACTCCATCTGGACCAACCGGACCCTGGGCGCGATTCCTGAAGACGGCGGCTTCTTGGCGCGTGAGCTTTTTGAAGAACTTGCTCGCGTGGGCGTGCTCAAGGAACACGCCACTGAGCAGGGTGCTCGCGCTTATTCTTTGCCGCCGGAGCGCATCATTCTGACGGCGCCGGAAGACCAAGCGCTGCGTGACAAGAAGCATGCGCTGGTGTGTGAAGTGTGTCAGACGCGCACGGTGGGCACGACCTCTCTGGTTGATCAGCTCGACGGTGCGCCGTGTTTGCAAATCAAGTGTTCTGGCCGTAATCAACGCGTTGCCATGGACCCGCAGAGTTTCTATCGGTCCATGTATGCAGAGCCTGAGGGCAAGCGCGTGGTGGCTCGCGAGCACACGGCTTTGCTAGAAGACGAGCTGCGGCTGGAGTACGAGAACGACTTCAAGTCTTCTGACCCGAAGCCTGACGCTCCAAACGTGTTGGTGGCGACGCCAACACTCGAAATGGGTATCGACATTGGCGACTTGTCCTGCGTGATGCTGGCTTCGATGCCGGGATCCGTGGCCAGCTATGTGCAGCGAGTTGGCCGTGCTGGACGTTTGACGGGTAACTCGTTGGCGCTTGCTTTTGTGCGTGGCCGCGGTGAGAACTTGCCGAAGCTGAACGATCCGCTCTCCGTCATCAACGGCGACGTGCGGCCGCCAAGCACCTACTTGCAAGCAGAAGAAATTTTGCGCCGCCAGTTCACCGCCTACTTGGGTGACTTGCTGGCTCGTGATGAAAACGCTCCGCACCCGACGTCTGCTCGGTCGGCGTTGAAGTCCATCGAGCCAAGTTCCTATTTGGGTGCGATGCTGCAGCTGGTCGACTCACGCGGAGCCGAGATTCTTGATGAATTCTTGGGACAGTTCTCCGCTGAGCATGTCTCTGATGAAGTGCGTACGCGCATGCACCGGTGGTGCCTCGAAGATTTGCAAGGGCAGATCCGCAAAGCGTCTCAGACGTGGCAACTCGATCACGAAAGTCTGCAACGACGCATCAGGGACGTTGAAGCGGCTGTTCAGGATTTGGCCGTTGAACTTCAGCGCGCTCGCAATGACTACGGAAAAGACGACGAGCATCCGAAGGTTCGCGATGCAGCTCGAGAGCACAAGTCTGCCGAAGCGCAGCTGCGACGGCTGTATCGCGAAGCGGAAGAATCTCGCAACGAGTACTGGATCTCCAAGATCGAGATGTACGGATTGTTCCCGAACTACACGCTCATTGGCGACCCCGTAGAACTCGAGGTCGGCGTTTCCTGGCGCAATGAGGAGACCCAGCAGTTTGAGGCGTCCACCGAGACCTTCGCGCGTGGTGCTGGCATTGCCATTCACGAGTTAGCTCCGGGGTCGACGTTCTATGCCCAAGGAATGGAAATCGAAATCGATGCTGTGGACTTGGGCCCGGAACTTCGCGAAGTTCAGTACTGGCAGATTTGTCCTGCGTGCGGTTGGAAGAAGTCGGTTCGTCGTATTTCAGAAGTGCCCGTTCAATACGCCGATGTAGTCAGCGTCTGTGTACGTTGTGGCGCGAACGGAATCGATGATGTGGGAAATACGCACGCCGTCGTGGTCCTTCGAAAAGTATCCGCGGAACTGCGCCGCGACGAAGCCGCCATCGGCGACTCTCGCGACGACCGTAAGCGCGCACGCTTCCATCTGGCTTCGATCGCGGATATCGATCCAGCGAATTGTGAGACCCGCTGGTTCGTGGAGAAGAGCCAGTTTGGCGCTGAGTATCTGAGCAGTGTTGACATCTCGTGGCTGAACTTGGGTCAGAGCAACCGCGGCGGAACTTCCGTGATGATCGCCGGCCGCGATTATCACGCGCCACGCTTCGCGCTGTGTGAATACTGCGGAAAGCGTGACAGCAGCTCTAAGTCCAACAGCAAGGACGAGCACCGCTTCTGGTGCAAGCTGCGCAAGAGGAATGAGGAGCGCACCCGCTCGCTGTTGCTTGCTCGCGAGCTACGAACTCAGGGCGTGAAGTTGCATCTGCCGCCGTCTGCGAATGATGTGGACGCGTTCGCGTTGCCGACGTTGAAAGCAGCTTTGCTGCTGGGTCTTCGCGAACATCTGGGCGGAACGCCAGGACACTTCGGGATCATGAGCGTTCCTGATACGTCCGGAAGTCAGTACGGTCAGGCTCTGCTGATTCACGACACCGTTCCCGGTGGCACCGGCTACTTGGCGAGCTTCAAGAGTCCGCAGGTTGTCTTCAATGTTCTGGCCGCCGCACTGCGTGTGGTGTCTACGTGCGACTGTGCTCTTGAAGGCCGGCGCGCATGCCACAAGTGCTTGCTGCCGTTCGCCGAATATTCGATGGTGGACTTTGTGTCCCGCGTGGAGGCAAAACGTTTGCTCGAGGACCTGTTGGGCATTGAGGCTGACGAGGCCCCGGACTTTGCTGCGTGGGTAGTGCGGGACGAGCCCATGGAGGATTCCTCAGGCGAATCACCGCTGGAGGTCTCTTTCAGGCGCTCGCTGAAAGCTCGACTGAAAACTGTGAATGCGGACATCGCGCCGAAGCCGGGTCCGTGGGGCGAGCGACTGCGTATCAAATTGCCTTCGCAGCCGTACTCGTGGACGTTGGAGCCTCAGGAAACGCTTGGGAAGGTGCGGCCGGACTTTGTACTGCGGTACGAAGATCCGAATGTTCCGGAGCTGGCCATCTTTATGGACGGACAGGCATTTCACGCCTCGACGGCTGAGAACATGAACCGCGTTGGGGATGACGCCAAAAAGCGATTCGGCCTCAAGCTTCAGGGAATCATTCCCTGGGCGATCACGCATCAGGATCTTGAACGATTCGATACTGCAGGAGTGGAAGACGCTGGCCCCGATGCGTGGTTTAACTGGCGCCTCGAAGAGGGACTGAGCAAGAAGTACTCGTTGTCACCGTCGATTAAGGGTGGGTTGCGCGGCGGCTCCATGGAGTTGCTGTGGCGGTGGATGAACAATCCAGATTCTGCCTCGTGGAAGCTCTTCGCCGACATTGCGGTTGCGTTCGCCATGGTGGACATGAACCGCACGGATGTCTCGACTGCCAAGGTTCCTGACTTCCAGTTTGGTAGCGGATTACCCGAGCTTCCGCACCTCGAGGGGACGCCCTGGTGGACCCGTCAAGGGAAGTACTTGCACCTCATTGCCGCAGGTCATCCTCTGCAAGTTGCGAACGGTTCCTTGCGTGCGCTCTTGAGTCTCGATGACAGTCCGGAGGCAGTCGCTTCTGAGGGCTTTGCCGAAGAATGGCGACGCTGGCTGTTCTGGAGCAACCTGTTTGCCTTCCAAAGCTCACCCAAGACCACGCTGGTGGGAACGCGAACGTCACGAGACGAAATTCTGGAAACTGCCGGCTACAAGCTGGGTGCACAGGACATCGTGATGGCACCTGCTAATGCTGAGGATGTTTTGCTGATCGATCCTGCGTGGCAGCCGGTCATCGACGAAGCGTTCGACGCCGAAGAGCGCAGCTTCCTCGAAAAGCTTGGCGCCGCTCACTTGCCCGCACCCGATGAGGTCGGTCAAGAAGTCGATGGCGTCGCAACGATCATCGTGTGGATCGACCAGAAGATCGCCGTTGTCTACGAAGCTGATGAGGGTGAGCCGCTCACCAAGAACGGTTGGACTGTAGTGACGATGTCTCAAGATGAGCTCCTCCGGGAAGCCATTGGAGCCTCGAGTGAAGTACCCGCAGACGGAGCAAAGGAGTAG
- a CDS encoding DNA methyltransferase produces MPAFESIVVVEDWISDHYFTSDGKGETFQKQVGELRKQWDADAKDGHETVLKRFTAARLKLQTDMAALGELEGEEAAVAAEATYKNLRDVLGISGELTDLAFERGSSNAVVHGLWLGDTKDVLWLEGTPAQGDDALSESTLLGTDQLDNKERADQPLAKLISELYLSDPSPKYIVVAVGGSLFLTERERWPEGRYLSADVQLIADRNDTRKGQEVDRFLAIFGRQSLVPAADGTLWWDERLEESRKHAVGVSQDLRDGIRESIEIIANDVLVRRTAQGLSNEGLDGQQLARESLRFLYRILFLLYAEASPELGVLPKNQGEYDAGYGLERLRELVQVELPTFHSQRGTHFFESLNLLFRLVNGDHDVQRARATGTSTVSNDDAEGDSARDEGLVFEPLEADLFAHSATQLITEVKLSNSELQKVLERLLLSKAESKSERGFISYANLGINQLGAVYEGLMSYTGFIAQEDLREVAKNGDASKGSWVVPLEKIDGIDAKHYVTKRNEETGLQEPVHHPKGSFVFRLAGRERQQSASYYTPEVLTKFVVSQALEELLTDETPADGILKLSICEPALGSGAFAIEAVRQLADEYLKRKQKELDREIPADEYPQELQRVKAQIALHQVHGVDLNSTAVELAEVSLWLDTMQPGLRAPWFGLRLKRGNSLIGARRATYSSAAVKAKKYLSEAPQEHSLTGLVEAIKSDAPDPDVSNRIHHFLLPGEGWGAAADAKEVKDLAGEEQKKLKNWAKSTKLALSTDHLKRLQALSERVETLWKISLRRQQIAEEQAKRFIDYWPHEREPEVTSVSRAEIEAVLKDPRGAFQRLKRAMNAWNALWFWPLTEDNVEPPTIAEWISGLEGLLGLRGKANKNSEQKSLVGDSNWYELNDYEELELDFAMAAPPERLAETHPWLLTCDRIAQEQVFFHWELEFASVFGRGGFDLQVGNPPWVRPRSDAAALLAEHDAWWQLAEKPSQALLKRKREETLVDGSSRRRFIDDTLPNVVLSEFLGDTTQYPMLVGLQPDLYRSFMVRAWSNASPNGVISLIHPESHFTEKKAENLRAATYRRLRRHWQFRNAMLLFEVHDGVFYGVHVYGGPRSEVNFVMAASLYHPDTVTRSLQHEGGSEVPGLKTAEGRWDTRPHPQRIVRVDEETLRVWAEILDEPGTTPLHARMVYPVNLASMKVLEKLSKMPRVRDLGFQYSRGWDESIDRKKGYFEVGSATNTVWSDVILQGPHISVANQFNKQPNPTMKNNQDWTEIDLEAISPDFVPRTSYQPVHDMRRQLDENYSRLRFGSTAISARDFFRVGWRRMASTTGERTLHASLIPPGCMHLYTIISGTWHDASEQELLAFLAMFSSIPLDFFVKASNAADLTPSFVDNLPMFFEGSIGRALALRSAKLSSMGAVFEEFAIGAFPHIERHNLRRDALSRRSLIVEIDALSAISLGLTPDELCTIYRTQFPVLRGYEQSDLYDANGRKLPGEMNKLYRKVGDSGMPLEDRKWTHPQSGVEYTFEFPFRGFDREEDMRAAYAKFSKMLEEHGEIIEDTV; encoded by the coding sequence ATGCCCGCGTTCGAGTCCATTGTTGTAGTTGAGGACTGGATTAGCGATCACTATTTCACCTCTGATGGCAAGGGTGAAACCTTCCAAAAGCAAGTGGGGGAGCTGCGCAAGCAGTGGGACGCTGACGCGAAGGACGGGCACGAAACCGTTCTGAAGCGTTTCACCGCGGCCCGTCTCAAGCTTCAAACTGACATGGCCGCACTTGGCGAGCTCGAAGGCGAAGAAGCGGCCGTCGCAGCGGAGGCCACGTATAAGAATCTGCGCGACGTCTTGGGGATTAGCGGGGAGCTCACGGATCTGGCGTTCGAGCGCGGTTCGTCCAATGCGGTGGTGCACGGGCTGTGGCTGGGGGACACCAAGGATGTGCTGTGGCTGGAGGGAACTCCCGCCCAAGGCGACGATGCGCTGAGCGAATCTACGCTGCTGGGAACCGACCAGCTAGACAACAAGGAGCGCGCGGACCAGCCACTCGCCAAGCTCATCTCCGAGCTATACTTGTCCGATCCTTCCCCGAAGTACATTGTGGTGGCCGTGGGTGGTTCGCTTTTCTTGACGGAGCGCGAGCGCTGGCCAGAGGGACGGTATTTGTCCGCTGATGTGCAGCTGATTGCGGACCGCAATGACACCAGGAAAGGTCAAGAAGTTGACCGGTTCTTGGCGATTTTTGGCAGGCAGTCCCTTGTTCCGGCGGCCGATGGCACGCTGTGGTGGGACGAGCGCCTCGAAGAATCCCGCAAGCACGCCGTGGGCGTTTCTCAGGATTTGCGGGATGGTATCCGTGAGTCGATTGAAATCATTGCCAACGACGTCCTGGTCCGCAGGACCGCACAGGGCCTCAGCAACGAAGGTCTGGACGGCCAGCAGTTGGCGCGCGAGTCATTGCGGTTCTTGTACCGGATTTTGTTCCTCCTCTATGCGGAGGCCTCGCCTGAGTTGGGCGTGCTTCCGAAAAATCAGGGGGAGTACGATGCCGGCTATGGGTTGGAACGTTTGCGCGAGCTGGTTCAAGTGGAGCTACCCACCTTCCACTCGCAGCGCGGCACGCACTTTTTTGAATCCCTGAATCTCTTGTTCCGCCTTGTCAACGGTGATCACGACGTCCAGCGGGCGCGGGCTACCGGTACGTCTACCGTGAGCAATGACGACGCCGAGGGTGATTCTGCACGCGACGAAGGCTTGGTGTTCGAGCCTCTGGAAGCCGACCTCTTTGCGCACAGCGCCACGCAGCTGATCACCGAGGTCAAGCTCAGTAACTCCGAGCTGCAGAAGGTCCTCGAACGCTTGCTCTTGAGCAAGGCCGAGTCCAAGTCCGAGCGTGGCTTCATCTCTTACGCCAACTTGGGCATCAACCAGCTTGGCGCCGTGTATGAGGGACTGATGTCCTACACGGGCTTCATTGCGCAGGAAGATTTGCGCGAAGTAGCCAAGAACGGCGATGCGTCCAAGGGATCGTGGGTGGTGCCGCTCGAGAAAATCGACGGCATTGATGCCAAGCACTACGTGACCAAGCGCAATGAGGAAACCGGTCTTCAAGAGCCGGTTCACCATCCCAAGGGCAGCTTCGTGTTCCGTCTGGCTGGCCGCGAGCGTCAGCAGTCGGCCTCTTATTACACACCTGAAGTACTCACGAAGTTCGTGGTGTCTCAGGCTCTCGAAGAGCTCCTGACGGACGAGACCCCGGCGGATGGCATCCTCAAGCTCAGCATTTGCGAGCCCGCGCTGGGTTCCGGCGCGTTCGCTATCGAAGCCGTGCGACAGCTCGCCGACGAGTACCTCAAGCGCAAGCAAAAGGAACTCGATCGCGAAATCCCGGCGGACGAGTACCCGCAAGAACTCCAGCGCGTCAAAGCGCAGATCGCCTTGCATCAAGTTCACGGAGTGGACCTAAACTCCACCGCTGTGGAGCTGGCCGAAGTCTCTCTTTGGCTGGACACCATGCAACCCGGGCTGCGTGCACCATGGTTCGGCCTGCGCCTCAAACGCGGAAACTCGCTCATCGGTGCTCGTCGCGCCACGTATTCATCGGCTGCGGTCAAAGCAAAGAAGTACCTCTCCGAAGCGCCGCAAGAACACTCGTTGACCGGCTTGGTCGAGGCCATTAAGAGCGATGCCCCAGACCCAGACGTTTCCAACCGCATCCACCACTTCCTCTTGCCTGGCGAGGGTTGGGGCGCTGCCGCCGACGCAAAGGAAGTCAAAGACCTTGCCGGAGAAGAGCAAAAGAAGCTTAAGAACTGGGCGAAAAGCACCAAGCTCGCGCTGAGCACGGACCATCTCAAGCGACTCCAAGCCTTGTCCGAGCGTGTGGAAACACTCTGGAAGATTTCGCTACGCCGCCAACAGATCGCCGAAGAGCAGGCAAAGCGCTTCATCGATTACTGGCCCCACGAACGCGAACCCGAAGTCACTTCGGTCTCGCGAGCCGAGATAGAAGCCGTCCTAAAGGATCCGCGGGGTGCATTCCAGCGCTTGAAGCGAGCTATGAACGCATGGAACGCGCTCTGGTTCTGGCCGCTGACCGAGGACAATGTTGAGCCGCCAACTATCGCGGAATGGATCTCCGGTCTTGAAGGCTTGCTGGGACTTCGAGGTAAAGCCAACAAGAATTCGGAACAGAAGTCCCTCGTCGGAGACAGTAACTGGTACGAACTCAACGATTACGAGGAGCTTGAGCTCGACTTCGCTATGGCGGCGCCACCGGAGCGACTCGCTGAAACTCACCCGTGGCTATTGACGTGCGACCGCATTGCTCAAGAACAGGTCTTCTTCCATTGGGAATTGGAGTTCGCTTCCGTCTTCGGCCGCGGCGGCTTTGACCTACAGGTCGGAAATCCCCCGTGGGTACGCCCTCGCTCCGACGCGGCAGCACTCTTGGCGGAGCATGATGCATGGTGGCAGCTTGCGGAGAAGCCATCACAAGCTCTTCTCAAGAGAAAACGGGAAGAGACGCTCGTCGACGGCTCATCCCGGAGGCGGTTTATTGACGACACATTGCCGAATGTGGTGCTATCAGAATTCCTTGGTGACACGACGCAATACCCAATGTTGGTAGGTCTACAACCCGATCTGTACCGTTCCTTTATGGTGAGGGCATGGTCAAATGCGTCGCCCAATGGTGTCATAAGTTTGATTCATCCAGAGTCGCACTTCACGGAAAAAAAGGCTGAGAATCTTCGCGCCGCGACATACCGTCGTCTGCGGAGACACTGGCAATTCCGAAACGCAATGCTTCTCTTCGAAGTCCATGATGGCGTCTTCTATGGGGTCCACGTATATGGCGGGCCCAGAAGTGAGGTCAACTTTGTCATGGCCGCATCGCTTTATCATCCGGATACTGTCACTCGCTCTTTGCAGCACGAAGGGGGTTCAGAAGTACCAGGTTTGAAAACGGCTGAAGGCAGATGGGACACAAGACCACACCCGCAGCGAATTGTGCGTGTGGATGAAGAAACGCTGCGCGTATGGGCAGAAATTCTCGATGAACCCGGAACTACACCACTCCACGCCCGCATGGTCTATCCCGTTAACTTGGCCAGTATGAAAGTACTTGAGAAGTTGAGCAAAATGCCACGTGTGCGAGATCTAGGGTTTCAATATTCGCGTGGGTGGGATGAGTCAATAGATAGAAAGAAGGGTTACTTCGAGGTTGGTTCAGCGACAAATACAGTCTGGTCAGACGTGATTCTTCAAGGACCACATATCTCCGTTGCAAATCAGTTCAATAAGCAACCGAACCCAACGATGAAGAATAACCAGGACTGGACCGAGATCGACCTTGAGGCGATCTCGCCGGATTTTGTTCCACGCACTAGTTATCAGCCGGTTCACGACATGCGTCGTCAGCTTGACGAGAATTACTCAAGACTAAGATTTGGGTCAACTGCTATCTCTGCCCGAGATTTTTTTCGTGTTGGTTGGAGGCGGATGGCTTCTACGACGGGAGAACGAACGCTGCATGCGAGTCTGATTCCTCCAGGTTGCATGCATCTTTACACCATAATTAGCGGAACCTGGCACGATGCAAGCGAACAAGAATTACTGGCATTTTTAGCAATGTTTAGCTCAATTCCGTTGGATTTTTTTGTCAAAGCATCAAACGCCGCCGACCTCACACCGTCCTTTGTAGACAACCTACCGATGTTCTTCGAAGGAAGCATTGGACGCGCGCTTGCTTTGAGAAGTGCCAAGCTCTCGTCAATGGGTGCGGTTTTTGAGGAGTTCGCAATCGGTGCTTTTCCGCATATTGAGCGCCACAATTTAAGAAGAGACGCGCTCAGCAGAAGATCATTAATCGTGGAAATCGATGCGCTTTCTGCAATCTCTTTAGGACTGACCCCAGACGAGCTCTGCACCATCTATCGAACCCAGTTCCCTGTTCTCCGAGGATATGAGCAGTCTGATCTTTACGATGCGAACGGTCGCAAGCTACCGGGCGAGATGAACAAGCTATACAGAAAAGTCGGCGATTCTGGCATGCCGCTCGAAGATCGAAAGTGGACGCATCCACAAAGCGGCGTCGAGTACACCTTCGAGTTCCCGTTCCGGGGCTTTGATCGTGAAGAAGACATGCGTGCGGCATACGCGAAGTTCTCCAAGATGCTTGAAGAGCACGGCGAGATCATTGAGGATACGGTCTAA